The sequence below is a genomic window from Nitrososphaerota archaeon.
CGAGCTGCGGTTTACGAGTTCGTGAAAATCTCAATTGAAGGTAACAGACTCCATTACCAAGCCATCAAAACTGAGGATGGCATGGTGCTTGATGAGTTCTATATCACAAAATCGGTTTCTTAAGCGCCTAGTAATGAAACAATCCAGTAGATCATCGCCGCTAAACCCGCGGCGATAGGTATGGTGATGATCCAGCTCCACACGATTCTTCTGGCGACTCCCCACCTGACAGCTGAGAGTCTGCGGGTTGCGCCGACTCCGATGATTGAGCCTGCGATAACGTGAGTGGTGCTAACCGGTACGCCTAGGAGAGTTGATCCGATTACTATGCTTGATCCGGCTGTTTCAGCTGCGAAGCCGTGCATGGGATCAAGCTTTGTAATTTTCCCACCCATCGTGTGGACAATTCTCCATCCTCCAGACATTGTTCCTAACGCAATAGCTAGGTGAGCCAGCATAGCGACCCAGAATGGCACGTAGAACTCAGGGCCTAGGTTTCCTGAACTGAAAAGAAGTAAGGCTACGATTCCCATTGTCTTCTGAGCATCATTTCCTCCGTGGCTGAGGCTGTAAAGCGAGGCAGAAATAATCTGGAGGCGTCGGAAGTACCGGTTCGCATGAGTAGCGCTTTGATGCCCAAATAACCGAATAATCATAGACATCAGAAGAAATGCGGCAATAGTGCCGGCTATAGGTGAGATGAAGATGAACGCTACTACCACTTCGATTTTGCCAGAAAGCAATGCTCCAACGCCGGCTTTGGCGAAGGCTGCGCCGATTAATCCCCCTATCAGAGAGTGCGATGAGCTGATAGGTAGTCCAAACCACCAGGTGATCAGTAGCCAGATTATTGCGCTAATGAGTGCCGCTAGCACAACTATCGGTGTAACTGTGTCTGTTTTTACGATGCCTTTGCCTACAGTTGATGCGACTCCTGTCTGGAATACGAAGAGAGCGACGAAGTTGAAGAAGGCAGCCATTCCTACGGCTGTAA
It includes:
- a CDS encoding inorganic phosphate transporter, whose product is MFLDPFILSIIATAFLFDFLNGFHDAANSIATVVSTRVLAPITAVGMAAFFNFVALFVFQTGVASTVGKGIVKTDTVTPIVVLAALISAIIWLLITWWFGLPISSSHSLIGGLIGAAFAKAGVGALLSGKIEVVVAFIFISPIAGTIAAFLLMSMIIRLFGHQSATHANRYFRRLQIISASLYSLSHGGNDAQKTMGIVALLLFSSGNLGPEFYVPFWVAMLAHLAIALGTMSGGWRIVHTMGGKITKLDPMHGFAAETAGSSIVIGSTLLGVPVSTTHVIAGSIIGVGATRRLSAVRWGVARRIVWSWIITIPIAAGLAAMIYWIVSLLGA